In Prosthecomicrobium sp. N25, one DNA window encodes the following:
- a CDS encoding glycosyltransferase encodes MSAAAGHRDPVPPVAPGVPRPRWSVMIPAYRSARTIGATLESVLAQAPGPDEMQIEVVDDGSGDEAERIVRALGRGRVGFRAHDSNLGHIRTFHDCLLAARGQLVHLLHADDLVRPGFYAALGAAFEACPDLGAAYCRAVYVDEAGRELGMVPEAFPAAGPIPDAAAFLAAEQRIMTPAIVVRRAAYEALGGFDRRFDCAEDWEMWVRIAASYPIWYEPRPLALYRMHPDSNTGRHVRSAADAAANRLAISVISGYLPPDRAGAVARSARRTYASSAIDSAAALLRAGDPGAALAQAREALRLSPAAALRRAVRILASRGTPVARRS; translated from the coding sequence ATGAGCGCGGCGGCGGGCCACCGTGATCCCGTTCCGCCGGTCGCGCCCGGCGTGCCGCGCCCGCGCTGGTCGGTGATGATCCCGGCCTACCGGAGCGCCCGCACGATCGGCGCCACGCTGGAGAGCGTCCTCGCCCAGGCGCCCGGGCCCGACGAGATGCAGATCGAGGTGGTCGACGACGGGTCCGGCGACGAGGCGGAGCGCATCGTCCGGGCCCTGGGGCGGGGCCGGGTCGGCTTCCGCGCCCATGACAGCAATCTCGGCCACATCCGGACCTTCCACGATTGCCTTCTCGCCGCGCGCGGCCAACTCGTGCATCTGCTCCATGCCGACGACCTCGTCCGGCCCGGATTCTACGCGGCTCTCGGCGCCGCCTTCGAGGCCTGCCCCGACCTTGGCGCCGCCTACTGCCGCGCCGTCTACGTCGACGAGGCCGGCCGGGAGCTCGGCATGGTCCCGGAAGCCTTCCCGGCCGCCGGGCCGATCCCGGACGCGGCCGCCTTCCTGGCCGCCGAACAGCGCATCATGACGCCCGCCATCGTGGTCCGCCGCGCCGCCTACGAGGCGCTCGGCGGCTTCGACCGGCGCTTCGACTGCGCCGAGGACTGGGAGATGTGGGTGCGCATCGCCGCGAGTTACCCGATCTGGTACGAGCCGCGGCCGCTCGCCCTGTACCGCATGCACCCGGACTCTAACACCGGCCGTCACGTCCGCTCGGCGGCCGATGCCGCGGCCAACCGGCTGGCCATCTCGGTGATCTCCGGCTATCTGCCGCCCGACCGCGCCGGCGCGGTCGCCCGGAGCGCCCGGCGCACCTACGCGTCGAGTGCGATCGACAGCGCGGCCGCCCTGCTGAGGGCGGGCGATCCCGGCGCCGCGCTGGCGCAGGCTCGCGAGGCGCTCCGCCTTTCGCCCGCCGCCGCGCTCCGCCGCGCCGTCCGCATCCTCGCATCCCGGGGGACCCCTGTTGCCAGACGCTCCTGA
- a CDS encoding apiosidase-like domain-containing protein: protein MARLTRAPTGDHFLKDGKAFFYLADTVWATFSNVDYDEWARYLAVRRRQGFTALQISILPITHDRSVPPSEIPPFELHPDGRWDFARPNPAYFDRAERMVGMAVEAGFLPVLTVLWCSYVPDTRCSRGSPIASAMALANVAPYARHVTERFRRFEPVMVISGDTRFESEMEAPYYGAALDAVRAVWPEATISMHLHPEGDLPPPFDTAVDFYSFQSGHHVAHADRAWRLAEKFRAYPKPIPVLNSEPCYEGHGRIAPDGSRWSRAEVRRAAWQSLMSGAKMGVAYGAHGVWSFHRRGFDFLARARSLEPFDWEDALQLPGAVDMGFARHLFETHALFALDPTGLLTTGGPEARAMASADGRRIAVYCPAPTDLVLAADLAGWRVTAIDLEARAAFWPEVLPGAASTILQPALNADYLVLAERD, encoded by the coding sequence ATGGCTCGTCTGACGCGCGCGCCCACCGGCGATCATTTCCTGAAGGACGGCAAGGCCTTCTTCTACCTGGCCGATACCGTCTGGGCGACCTTCTCGAATGTCGACTACGACGAATGGGCGCGCTACCTGGCGGTGCGCAGGCGGCAGGGCTTCACGGCGCTGCAGATCAGCATCCTGCCGATCACCCACGACCGCAGCGTGCCGCCGAGCGAGATCCCGCCCTTCGAACTCCACCCGGACGGGCGCTGGGATTTCGCGAGGCCCAACCCGGCCTATTTCGATCGCGCCGAGCGGATGGTCGGCATGGCCGTGGAGGCCGGCTTCCTCCCCGTGCTCACGGTGCTGTGGTGCAGCTACGTGCCCGATACCCGCTGCTCGCGCGGCAGCCCGATCGCCTCCGCGATGGCGCTGGCGAACGTCGCCCCCTACGCGCGGCACGTGACGGAGCGGTTCCGGCGCTTCGAGCCCGTGATGGTGATCAGCGGCGACACCCGATTCGAGTCCGAGATGGAGGCTCCCTACTACGGCGCCGCCCTCGACGCCGTAAGGGCCGTCTGGCCGGAGGCGACGATCTCCATGCACCTGCACCCGGAGGGCGACCTTCCCCCGCCCTTCGACACGGCGGTCGACTTCTACTCCTTCCAGTCCGGGCACCACGTGGCCCACGCCGACCGGGCCTGGCGGCTCGCCGAGAAGTTCCGGGCCTACCCGAAGCCGATCCCGGTCCTGAACTCCGAGCCCTGCTACGAGGGCCACGGGCGGATCGCGCCCGACGGCAGCCGCTGGTCGCGCGCCGAGGTGCGGCGCGCCGCGTGGCAGAGCCTGATGTCGGGTGCCAAGATGGGCGTGGCCTACGGGGCGCACGGCGTGTGGAGCTTCCACCGGCGCGGCTTCGACTTCCTGGCCCGGGCGCGCTCGCTGGAGCCCTTCGACTGGGAGGACGCCCTGCAGCTTCCCGGGGCCGTCGACATGGGCTTCGCCCGGCACCTCTTCGAGACCCACGCCCTCTTCGCCCTCGACCCCACCGGGCTCCTGACGACGGGCGGTCCCGAGGCGCGTGCCATGGCGTCGGCGGACGGCCGCCGGATCGCGGTCTACTGCCCCGCGCCGACCGACCTCGTCCTCGCGGCCGACCTCGCCGGCTGGCGTGTGACGGCGATCGACCTGGAGGCGCGGGCCGCCTTCTGGCCGGAGGTCCTGCCCGGCGCAGCGTCGACGATCCTGCAGCCGGCGCTCAATGCCGACTACCTCGTCCTCGCCGAACGGGACTGA
- a CDS encoding glycosyltransferase — MSAAANSAAVPPCTVTVVVATYNHVRTIGAAIESALAQRLEEPVEIIVSEDRSTDGTREIVEAMAARSPDRIRTLLSTENLHSNEVIARALRAARGRYVALLDGDDLWTDPDRLRRQVAFLDAHPDCAAVFMNALVAEGDRVTDRRWTRADLPPRFGPDEIWAGNPYATCAGLLRRSALLPVPDWYAGFFPVTDWPLYVLAARHGWLAFLDEPVGVYRLHADGLYSRLSEDAKLTAVERFYRRMIAEAGPDFADRARRGGARFFLDWAEAFLERGEPARAWSCLARSLRFAVARGRLPSRRAFGLGLDLVRRAVRSA; from the coding sequence ATGAGCGCAGCGGCCAACAGCGCGGCTGTGCCCCCCTGCACGGTGACGGTCGTCGTCGCGACCTACAACCATGTCCGGACCATCGGGGCGGCCATCGAGAGCGCCCTGGCGCAGCGTCTCGAAGAGCCCGTGGAGATCATCGTCAGCGAGGACCGGTCCACGGACGGGACCCGCGAAATCGTCGAGGCCATGGCGGCCCGGTCCCCCGACCGGATCCGCACCCTGCTCTCGACGGAGAACCTGCATTCCAACGAGGTGATCGCCCGGGCGCTGCGCGCCGCCCGCGGCCGTTATGTCGCCCTCCTGGACGGCGACGACCTGTGGACCGATCCCGACCGGCTCCGCCGCCAGGTGGCCTTCCTGGACGCGCATCCGGACTGCGCCGCCGTCTTCATGAACGCCCTCGTGGCGGAGGGCGACCGGGTCACCGACCGGCGCTGGACGCGCGCGGACCTGCCGCCCCGCTTCGGCCCGGACGAGATCTGGGCGGGCAACCCCTACGCCACCTGCGCCGGCCTGTTGCGCCGGTCGGCCCTCCTGCCCGTTCCCGACTGGTATGCCGGCTTCTTCCCGGTCACCGACTGGCCGCTCTATGTCCTCGCCGCCCGGCACGGCTGGCTCGCCTTCCTGGACGAGCCTGTCGGCGTCTACCGGCTCCACGCCGACGGGCTCTACTCGCGCCTCTCGGAAGACGCCAAGCTCACCGCGGTGGAGCGTTTCTACCGGCGCATGATCGCCGAGGCGGGGCCGGATTTCGCCGACCGGGCGCGACGGGGCGGGGCGCGCTTCTTCCTCGACTGGGCGGAAGCCTTCCTGGAGCGCGGCGAGCCGGCCCGCGCCTGGTCCTGTCTCGCCCGCTCGCTCCGCTTCGCCGTCGCCCGCGGCCGCCTGCCGTCGCGTCGGGCCTTCGGGCTCGGCCTCGACCTGGTCCGCCGGGCCGTGAGGTCCGCATGA
- a CDS encoding NAD-dependent epimerase/dehydratase family protein, whose protein sequence is MTRTAVLGAAGFIGSRAVEMLHLERPGSVVPIARRPERLAGAARFALDMRVADARDEGALTAAFAGIDAVVHAVAGDPATILGAVAPVYRAAAAAGVRRIAVLSTASVHGQDPEPGTDETSPLSDRQSIPYNNAKVRAERLWFDLRRGGSVEVVLLRPGIVHGPRSSWIAGFADECLAGTAYLVDGGRGVCNAAYVDNVVHAVRLALAVPEADGRAYIVGDAELVTWADLLCPVAAALGREIDEMSVSLEQARATLRRPSPRDAISAALHRRLPRPVVAGLKAAYREWRGRRPAASGPGREITEERILLHTARTRLGFDRARRELGYEPPVAFDEATRRTLAWLDFAGYPVVRDFAGYPVALPGRRQP, encoded by the coding sequence ATGACGCGGACCGCGGTCCTGGGCGCGGCCGGGTTCATCGGCAGCCGTGCGGTCGAGATGCTGCATCTGGAGCGCCCGGGCTCGGTCGTGCCGATCGCCCGCCGTCCCGAGCGGCTCGCCGGCGCCGCCCGCTTCGCCCTCGACATGCGGGTCGCCGACGCGCGCGACGAGGGTGCCCTGACGGCCGCCTTCGCGGGGATCGATGCCGTCGTCCATGCGGTCGCGGGCGATCCGGCCACCATCCTGGGCGCGGTCGCGCCGGTCTACCGCGCCGCCGCCGCGGCCGGCGTCCGCCGCATCGCGGTCCTCAGCACCGCCTCGGTGCACGGCCAGGACCCCGAGCCGGGCACCGACGAGACGAGCCCGCTCTCCGACCGCCAGTCGATCCCCTACAACAACGCCAAGGTCCGCGCCGAACGCCTCTGGTTCGACCTCCGGCGCGGCGGGTCCGTGGAGGTCGTGCTTCTGCGCCCCGGCATCGTCCACGGGCCCCGCTCCTCCTGGATCGCCGGCTTCGCGGACGAATGCCTGGCCGGCACCGCCTATCTGGTGGACGGCGGGCGCGGCGTCTGCAACGCCGCCTATGTCGACAACGTCGTCCATGCCGTCCGGCTGGCCCTGGCGGTCCCGGAGGCGGACGGGCGCGCCTATATCGTCGGGGACGCCGAGCTCGTCACCTGGGCGGACCTGCTCTGCCCGGTCGCCGCCGCACTCGGCCGCGAGATCGACGAAATGTCGGTGTCCCTGGAGCAGGCCCGGGCCACCCTGCGCCGGCCGTCGCCCCGCGACGCCATCAGCGCGGCGCTTCACCGCCGCCTGCCCCGGCCGGTCGTCGCCGGCCTGAAGGCGGCCTACCGGGAATGGCGGGGCCGCCGCCCGGCCGCGTCCGGCCCCGGCCGGGAGATCACGGAGGAGCGCATCCTGCTGCACACCGCCCGCACCCGCCTCGGTTTCGACCGCGCCCGCCGCGAGCTCGGCTACGAGCCGCCCGTCGCCTTCGACGAGGCGACGCGGAGGACGCTCGCCTGGCTCGACTTCGCCGGGTATCCGGTCGTCCGAGACTTCGCCGGCTATCCGGTCGCGCTTCCCGGGAGGCGGCAGCCATGA
- a CDS encoding glycosyltransferase has product MTRVSAVVTTYDHARFLGEAIDSILAQTRPADEIIVVDDGSADDPAAVVARYGAPVRLIRQANAGLSAARNTGLAAATGDMILFLDADDRLRPEMIARTLEALAACPDCAFAYGAYAFVDEAGNDLGTVRLKPPGDDAYADFVSGNIVGMHGTVLYRRAAVLAAGGFDPSLRACEDYDLYLRLARSHPVRAVDAVLADYRRHGTNMSLGIPRMLDAALTVVGRHREPPPGRTGWAERHAASIAAWKAFYAAQQLGQLAGALKRRKGVAAQLAASARIARIAPGQVLRDLRRRAGGLRRKLRRRLPGARIRFGDLARTTPVSTAFGYDRGKPLDRRYIEAFLAAHAADIRGRVLEIGDAAYSTRFGGPAVTRQDVLNRHPGHPATTFVGDLADGAGLPADAFDCIVLTQTLHLVFDMPAAVATLHRSLKPGGVLLATVPWASPIDRGEWGAEWYWSVSPAALRRLLSGPFAPERTEVVPYGNVMAAAAFLYGLAEHELRPDQLDVHDPHCPVVVAGRAVKTEVSR; this is encoded by the coding sequence ATGACGCGCGTCTCGGCGGTCGTCACCACCTACGACCACGCCCGCTTCCTGGGCGAGGCGATCGACAGCATCCTGGCCCAGACCCGCCCGGCCGACGAGATCATCGTGGTCGACGACGGCTCCGCCGACGACCCGGCTGCGGTGGTCGCCCGCTACGGTGCGCCCGTCCGTCTGATCCGCCAGGCGAATGCCGGCCTGTCGGCGGCCCGCAACACCGGGCTCGCGGCCGCGACGGGCGACATGATCCTGTTCCTCGACGCCGACGACCGGCTTCGCCCGGAGATGATCGCCCGGACGCTGGAGGCCCTCGCGGCCTGCCCGGACTGCGCCTTCGCGTACGGCGCCTATGCGTTCGTGGACGAGGCCGGCAACGACCTCGGCACGGTCCGCCTGAAGCCACCGGGCGACGATGCCTATGCCGACTTCGTCTCCGGCAACATCGTGGGCATGCACGGGACCGTCCTGTACCGGCGCGCCGCGGTGTTGGCCGCGGGCGGCTTCGACCCGAGCCTCAGGGCCTGCGAGGACTACGACCTCTACCTGCGCCTGGCGCGCTCGCATCCGGTCCGGGCCGTTGACGCCGTTCTGGCCGACTACCGCCGCCACGGGACAAACATGTCGCTCGGCATCCCGCGCATGCTGGACGCCGCCCTGACGGTCGTCGGCCGTCACCGGGAGCCGCCGCCGGGCCGCACCGGCTGGGCCGAGCGCCACGCCGCGTCGATTGCGGCCTGGAAGGCCTTCTACGCCGCCCAGCAGCTCGGCCAGCTCGCCGGGGCGCTGAAGCGCCGGAAGGGCGTCGCCGCCCAGCTCGCCGCCAGCGCCCGCATCGCCCGCATCGCGCCGGGCCAGGTCCTCCGCGACCTGCGGCGCCGGGCCGGCGGCCTCCGCCGCAAGCTGCGCCGGCGCCTCCCCGGCGCCCGCATCCGCTTCGGCGACCTCGCCCGGACCACACCGGTCAGCACCGCCTTCGGGTACGACCGCGGCAAGCCGCTCGACCGGCGCTACATCGAGGCCTTCCTGGCCGCCCACGCCGCCGATATCCGCGGCCGCGTCCTGGAGATCGGCGACGCCGCCTATTCGACCCGCTTCGGCGGACCGGCCGTCACACGGCAGGATGTGCTCAACCGCCATCCCGGCCACCCCGCGACGACCTTCGTGGGCGACCTCGCCGACGGCGCCGGCCTACCCGCCGACGCCTTCGACTGCATCGTCCTGACCCAGACCCTGCACCTCGTCTTCGACATGCCGGCCGCGGTCGCCACCCTGCACCGCAGCCTGAAGCCGGGCGGGGTCCTGCTGGCGACCGTGCCCTGGGCGAGCCCCATCGACCGCGGCGAATGGGGGGCGGAATGGTACTGGTCCGTCTCCCCCGCCGCGCTCCGCCGCCTGCTCTCCGGCCCCTTCGCGCCCGAACGGACCGAGGTGGTCCCCTACGGCAACGTCATGGCCGCCGCCGCCTTCCTGTACGGGCTCGCCGAGCACGAGCTCAGGCCGGATCAGCTCGACGTCCACGACCCGCACTGCCCGGTCGTCGTCGCGGGCCGCGCCGTCAAGACCGAGGTGTCGCGGTGA
- a CDS encoding Gfo/Idh/MocA family protein has product MPDAPDRPAAPPRLALAGCGAVARLYAGPALARLAGQGVLAVSALYDPDPAAVDALKALLPGAEAVPRFDALLPKADVVLLAGPPRTRAEQGLAALAAGRAVFAEKPLAAGATAARTLVEAAEAAGVPLGVGLVRRFFPATAAVRSLLAAGAIGTVRRVTWFEGGPFAWPVASPAYFSRSAFGGGVTEDIGTHVVDLLAWWLGPLTLVDAADDAMGGVDANARIRLAAGEAAIDVRLSRDWARPNRAVLEGDRGRLVWDTEDIGAVALEPLDGPPGRLVLDGAPDFVDAYAAQIADFAAAARAGRPPRVPARAGLDAALLVEACRARRRLMDMGWLTDGERAAAARLAEAAP; this is encoded by the coding sequence TTGCCAGACGCTCCTGACCGCCCGGCCGCCCCGCCTCGCCTCGCGCTTGCGGGCTGCGGGGCGGTCGCGCGCCTCTATGCCGGCCCGGCGCTCGCCCGCCTCGCCGGGCAAGGGGTGCTCGCGGTCTCCGCCCTCTACGACCCCGACCCGGCGGCGGTGGACGCCCTGAAGGCCCTGCTGCCGGGGGCCGAGGCCGTCCCGCGCTTCGATGCCCTGCTGCCGAAAGCCGACGTCGTCCTGCTGGCCGGACCGCCGCGGACCCGGGCCGAGCAGGGCCTGGCGGCCCTCGCGGCCGGCCGCGCCGTCTTCGCCGAGAAGCCGCTCGCCGCCGGCGCGACCGCCGCCCGCACCCTGGTCGAGGCGGCCGAAGCAGCCGGCGTGCCGCTGGGCGTCGGCCTCGTGCGCCGCTTCTTTCCCGCAACCGCCGCGGTCCGCTCCCTTCTCGCCGCCGGCGCGATCGGGACCGTCCGCCGCGTGACCTGGTTCGAGGGCGGCCCCTTCGCCTGGCCGGTCGCCTCGCCGGCCTACTTCTCGCGCAGCGCCTTCGGGGGCGGGGTGACGGAGGACATCGGCACCCATGTGGTCGACCTGCTCGCCTGGTGGCTGGGACCCCTGACGCTCGTCGACGCCGCCGACGACGCGATGGGCGGGGTCGACGCCAACGCCCGGATCCGCCTCGCCGCCGGGGAGGCCGCGATCGACGTCCGGCTCAGCCGCGACTGGGCCCGCCCGAACCGCGCCGTGCTGGAGGGGGATCGCGGACGGCTGGTCTGGGACACCGAGGACATCGGCGCGGTCGCCCTCGAGCCGCTGGACGGCCCGCCCGGGCGCCTCGTCCTCGACGGCGCGCCGGATTTCGTCGACGCCTACGCGGCCCAGATCGCCGACTTCGCCGCCGCCGCCCGTGCCGGCCGGCCGCCGCGCGTCCCGGCCCGGGCCGGGCTCGACGCCGCCCTCCTGGTCGAGGCGTGCCGGGCGCGTCGTCGGCTGATGGACATGGGATGGCTCACGGACGGTGAGCGCGCCGCCGCCGCGCGGCTCGCGGAGGCCGCGCCATGA
- a CDS encoding glycosyltransferase family 2 protein: MVPRPVSVIVPAYNASQFLERTLDSALKQTISPVEILVVDDGSKDRTPEIVRQYEKREARVRLIQQTNAGVAAARNTGIRLSQGEYIAPLDADDLWAPHKLERQVARLEAGGADVGYVYTLYRLIEADDTVVFDRKPYRPEGWVFLQQAIQNFIGCGSSVLMRRSAVFEMGGYSSRLREEGLEGCEDLFLQLSIAASYRVLAVPEHLLGYRRTPNNMSSDWYRMAQSRRAVLESFLARSSGEVAEVLQDALFRTDLNVLRVGLKRMKLAAVARVVSDRARIHDVRLAEFAGELKKMTMRRLGRAVPSGDAGRPQGRRFEDYEPDELVDGGPDPDLAVLMARARAVDAVRGGRYLDSPPELGHLAADPS, from the coding sequence ATGGTACCCCGCCCCGTATCCGTGATCGTCCCTGCCTACAATGCATCCCAGTTTTTAGAGAGAACCCTGGACTCTGCGCTCAAGCAGACGATTTCTCCGGTCGAAATCCTTGTGGTCGACGATGGGTCGAAGGACCGGACACCGGAAATTGTTCGGCAATACGAGAAACGCGAGGCCCGTGTACGCCTGATCCAACAAACCAACGCGGGTGTCGCTGCGGCACGCAATACGGGTATACGGCTCAGCCAGGGGGAATACATCGCGCCCCTGGATGCGGACGACCTCTGGGCTCCCCACAAGCTGGAGCGGCAAGTGGCCCGGCTCGAGGCGGGCGGCGCGGACGTCGGGTACGTCTACACCCTGTATCGCCTTATCGAGGCCGACGACACGGTCGTGTTCGACCGCAAGCCCTACCGCCCGGAGGGCTGGGTCTTCCTCCAGCAGGCGATCCAGAACTTCATCGGCTGCGGCAGTTCGGTGCTGATGCGGCGCTCCGCCGTGTTCGAGATGGGCGGCTATTCGAGCCGCCTCCGCGAGGAGGGCCTGGAGGGCTGCGAGGACTTGTTTCTGCAACTCTCGATCGCGGCCAGCTACCGGGTACTCGCGGTGCCGGAGCATCTGCTGGGGTACCGGCGCACGCCCAACAACATGTCGAGCGATTGGTACCGCATGGCCCAGTCGCGCCGGGCCGTTCTGGAGAGCTTCCTCGCCCGGTCGTCCGGCGAGGTCGCCGAGGTTCTGCAGGACGCCCTGTTCCGGACCGACCTCAACGTGCTGCGCGTCGGGCTGAAGCGGATGAAGCTCGCCGCCGTCGCCCGGGTCGTGTCCGACCGCGCCCGGATCCACGACGTCCGCCTCGCCGAGTTCGCGGGTGAGTTGAAGAAGATGACCATGCGCCGGCTCGGCCGCGCCGTCCCGTCCGGGGATGCGGGCCGACCTCAGGGCCGCCGCTTCGAGGACTACGAGCCGGACGAACTGGTCGACGGCGGCCCCGATCCCGACCTCGCCGTCCTGATGGCGCGTGCCCGCGCGGTCGACGCCGTCCGTGGCGGCCGCTACCTGGACAGCCCGCCCGAGCTCGGGCACCTCGCGGCGGATCCGTCGTGA
- a CDS encoding polysaccharide deacetylase family protein: MSLRGRAAALARRIRLLIGAERPIVLMYHRVETLQVDPWRLAVAPDRFARQIALLSRRRRVVPLSWLAGELAAGRLPRHVAAVTFDDGYADLYRNALPVLAAARCPATVFVTTGATDRPDGFWWDALTRLVLETPVLPPRLDLAAGGLRVAGAVPEDPAGRGALLAAIHGPLRVAGEAARRDAMAALHDWAGLAPEPRPRDRAMTSAEIAAMAASGWVEIGGHTVTHPSLPALSPEAAAAEVREGRECCRALSGQPVTGFAYPFGDQDPAVRAAVREAGFGHAVTTVAAPARAGTDPLAIPRLLAADWDEETFAQEVLRHG, encoded by the coding sequence GTGAGCCTGCGCGGCAGGGCGGCGGCCTTGGCGCGCCGGATCCGGCTCCTGATCGGGGCGGAGCGACCGATCGTCCTGATGTACCACCGGGTCGAGACGCTGCAGGTCGACCCCTGGCGGCTCGCCGTCGCCCCGGACCGTTTCGCCCGCCAGATCGCGCTCCTCTCCCGCCGCCGCCGCGTCGTGCCGCTGTCCTGGCTGGCCGGCGAACTCGCGGCGGGCCGCCTGCCGCGCCACGTGGCGGCCGTCACCTTCGACGACGGCTATGCCGACCTTTACCGGAACGCCCTGCCGGTGCTGGCCGCGGCGCGCTGCCCCGCCACCGTCTTCGTTACCACGGGCGCGACCGACCGCCCCGACGGCTTCTGGTGGGACGCCCTCACCCGCCTGGTGCTGGAGACCCCGGTCCTGCCGCCCCGCCTCGACCTCGCCGCCGGCGGCCTGCGCGTCGCCGGCGCGGTGCCGGAAGATCCCGCCGGGCGCGGCGCCCTCCTGGCCGCGATCCACGGACCGTTACGTGTCGCCGGCGAGGCCGCCCGCCGCGATGCGATGGCGGCGCTCCACGACTGGGCCGGGCTCGCGCCGGAGCCCCGCCCGCGCGACCGCGCCATGACCTCGGCCGAGATCGCCGCCATGGCGGCGAGCGGCTGGGTCGAGATCGGGGGCCACACCGTCACCCATCCCTCCCTGCCGGCCCTGTCGCCGGAGGCGGCGGCGGCCGAGGTCCGCGAGGGCCGGGAGTGCTGCCGGGCCCTCTCCGGCCAGCCGGTCACCGGGTTCGCCTACCCGTTCGGTGACCAGGACCCCGCCGTGCGCGCGGCGGTGCGCGAGGCCGGCTTCGGCCATGCGGTCACCACCGTGGCCGCCCCCGCCCGTGCCGGCACGGATCCGCTGGCGATCCCCCGCCTCCTGGCCGCCGACTGGGACGAGGAGACCTTCGCGCAGGAGGTGCTCCGCCATGGCTGA
- a CDS encoding NAD-dependent epimerase/dehydratase family protein, translated as MSANPSKVLVAGGAGFIGSHLVDRLLGRPDVGRLVVVDNLWTGARENLAHVDDGRFALAVTDVERFATEERFDEIYQLASPASPQWYMSDPVRTISANVMGTMRLLDLLAPGGRICFTSTSEVYGDPLVTPQPESYRGSVDCTGPRSSYDEGKRCTEALLSEVARVHGTDVRIARLFNVYGPRTKPDDGRAISNFITSALSGEPITIYGDGLQSRSWGYVDDIIDGLEKLFWSVPHGYAGPVNIGNDREVPVLTVAQYVASLIPGARIVHGEPAPQDPSNRCPDLTLARSLLPGWSCEIPYEEGVRRTLEWFAARLSPPAAEGGATPDPGA; from the coding sequence GTGAGCGCGAACCCCTCGAAGGTGCTCGTGGCCGGCGGGGCCGGCTTCATCGGCTCGCACCTGGTCGACCGCCTCCTCGGACGCCCCGACGTCGGCCGCCTCGTGGTGGTCGACAACCTCTGGACGGGCGCCCGGGAGAACCTGGCCCATGTCGACGACGGCCGCTTCGCGCTGGCGGTGACGGACGTCGAGCGCTTCGCCACCGAAGAGCGCTTCGACGAGATCTACCAGCTCGCCTCGCCGGCATCGCCGCAGTGGTACATGTCGGACCCGGTCCGCACCATCTCGGCCAACGTCATGGGGACGATGCGCCTCCTCGACCTGCTCGCGCCCGGGGGGCGGATCTGCTTCACGTCGACCTCCGAGGTCTACGGCGATCCGCTCGTCACACCGCAGCCGGAGAGCTACCGCGGGTCGGTCGACTGCACCGGTCCGCGCTCGTCCTATGACGAGGGCAAGCGCTGCACCGAGGCGCTCCTCTCCGAGGTCGCCCGCGTCCACGGCACCGATGTCCGCATCGCGCGCCTCTTCAACGTCTATGGCCCGCGCACCAAGCCGGACGACGGCCGGGCGATCTCGAACTTCATCACCAGCGCGCTCTCCGGGGAGCCCATCACGATCTACGGCGACGGCCTGCAGTCCCGCAGCTGGGGCTACGTGGACGACATCATCGACGGGCTGGAGAAGCTGTTCTGGTCGGTCCCGCACGGCTATGCCGGTCCAGTCAACATCGGCAACGACCGTGAGGTCCCGGTCCTGACCGTGGCCCAATATGTCGCGAGCCTGATCCCCGGCGCCCGCATCGTGCACGGCGAGCCCGCCCCGCAGGACCCGAGCAACCGCTGCCCCGACCTCACCCTCGCCCGTTCGCTCCTGCCCGGCTGGTCCTGCGAGATCCCCTACGAGGAGGGCGTGCGCAGGACCCTCGAGTGGTTCGCGGCCCGCCTGTCGCCCCCCGCGGCCGAGGGAGGCGCGACGCCGGACCCCGGGGCATGA
- the nanR gene encoding transcriptional regulator NanR: protein MRPEPILRRKLYQEVLERLLGRIESGEIAPGDPLPSERELMEAYGVGRPAIREALQSLERWGIVTISHGERARLVVPSADNLIAQIQEGARHLLRSEPHSLGHLKDARLFLETGLARLAAERADEAGIAELRARLDEHKAALARLDEFIDRDMAFHRQVARLTGNPIFPAIIEAMFSWLAAYYRSLVRAPGAEMLTIAEHERILAAIAARDPDAAAAAMHDHLSRANALYRRFEAGGEDAGEDGRGGGGPPS, encoded by the coding sequence ATGCGGCCGGAGCCGATCCTTCGACGGAAGCTCTACCAGGAGGTTCTCGAGCGGCTTCTCGGCCGGATCGAGAGCGGCGAGATCGCGCCCGGCGATCCGCTGCCCTCCGAGCGCGAGCTGATGGAGGCCTACGGGGTCGGCCGGCCCGCGATCCGCGAGGCCCTGCAGTCGCTCGAGCGCTGGGGCATCGTCACCATCAGCCACGGCGAGCGGGCGCGCCTGGTCGTGCCCTCCGCCGACAACCTCATCGCGCAGATCCAGGAGGGCGCCCGCCACCTGCTGCGCTCGGAGCCGCATTCGCTCGGGCACCTGAAGGACGCCCGGCTGTTCCTGGAGACCGGCCTCGCCCGCCTGGCGGCCGAGCGCGCCGACGAGGCCGGCATCGCGGAGCTTCGCGCGCGCCTCGACGAGCACAAGGCGGCGCTGGCGCGCCTCGACGAGTTCATCGACCGCGACATGGCCTTCCACCGGCAGGTGGCCCGGCTGACCGGCAATCCGATCTTCCCGGCCATCATCGAGGCCATGTTCAGCTGGCTGGCCGCCTACTACCGCTCGCTCGTCCGCGCCCCCGGCGCCGAGATGCTGACCATCGCCGAGCACGAGCGCATCCTCGCGGCGATCGCGGCCCGCGATCCGGATGCCGCCGCGGCCGCCATGCACGATCACCTGAGCCGCGCCAACGCGCTCTACCGCCGCTTCGAGGCCGGCGGCGAGGACGCGGGCGAGGACGGCCGGGGCGGCGGCGGGCCGCCGTCGTGA